One stretch of Musicola paradisiaca NCPPB 2511 DNA includes these proteins:
- the slyA gene encoding transcriptional regulator SlyA, translating to MELPLGSDLARLVRVWRALIDHRLKPLELTQTHWVTLHNIHQLPPGQSQIQLAKAIGIEQPSLVRTLDQLEDKGLITRHICAHDRRAKRIMLTDMADPIIQAVNDVIDQTRCEILDGITPEEVNELSTIISRLERNILALHEHQA from the coding sequence ATGGAATTGCCGTTAGGATCTGATTTAGCCCGGTTGGTTCGTGTATGGCGCGCTTTGATTGACCACCGCTTGAAACCCTTGGAGCTCACGCAAACTCATTGGGTTACTTTGCATAATATACACCAACTGCCCCCGGGGCAGTCCCAAATTCAGTTGGCGAAAGCGATAGGTATTGAACAGCCTTCGCTGGTCAGGACGCTGGATCAACTGGAAGATAAAGGGCTGATTACCCGCCATATTTGCGCGCATGATCGACGTGCCAAACGTATTATGCTGACCGATATGGCTGACCCTATCATACAGGCGGTGAATGATGTTATTGATCAGACTCGCTGCGAAATATTAGATGGCATTACGCCGGAAGAGGTAAATGAATTATCCACTATAATATCCAGACTGGAAAGAAACATATTGGCATTGCACGAGCACCAGGCCTGA
- the ribA gene encoding GTP cyclohydrolase II, whose amino-acid sequence MQLKRVAEAKLPTPWGDFLMVGFEETATGRDHLALVYGDISGAEPVLARVHSECLTGDALFSLRCDCGFQLEAALSHIAEAGRGVLLYHRQEGRNIGLLNKIRAYALQDQGADTVEANHQLGFAADERDFTLCADMFKLLNVDAIRLLTNNPKKVEILAEAGINITERVPLIVGRNPKNEKYLKTKAAKMGHLLDIK is encoded by the coding sequence ATGCAGCTAAAACGGGTGGCGGAAGCCAAACTACCCACCCCGTGGGGCGACTTCCTGATGGTAGGCTTTGAGGAAACGGCGACCGGTCGCGATCACCTGGCGCTGGTCTATGGCGATATTTCCGGCGCAGAGCCGGTACTGGCCCGGGTACATTCAGAATGCCTGACGGGAGATGCGCTGTTTAGTCTGCGCTGTGACTGCGGCTTTCAGTTGGAAGCTGCGCTGAGCCATATCGCTGAAGCAGGGCGCGGCGTGTTGCTTTACCACCGTCAGGAAGGCCGTAATATCGGCCTGTTGAACAAGATTCGCGCCTATGCGCTGCAGGATCAGGGCGCAGATACCGTGGAAGCCAACCATCAGTTGGGATTCGCCGCCGACGAGCGGGACTTCACACTGTGTGCAGACATGTTCAAATTATTGAATGTCGATGCCATACGACTGCTGACCAACAACCCTAAAAAAGTTGAGATATTGGCGGAAGCCGGCATCAATATCACCGAGAGAGTGCCGCTTATTGTCGGCCGCAATCCGAAGAACGAAAAATATCTGAAGACCAAGGCGGCCAAAATGGGCCACCTGCTGGATATCAAGTAA
- a CDS encoding ABC transporter substrate-binding protein has protein sequence MRNQKAWWLVLFGALSAGAASAAVVPAGTQLADKQALVRANGSDPASLDPQRAESDVEGNLVHDFFEKLVQVNDDGSVSPGLAERWENQDNRVWTFHLRPGMTWSDGSPMSADDVVFSWRRLADPKTLSPYQSFVASMHVLNAADVIAGKKSPSELGVKALDALTVQITLDQPLSYFLPMVDHYVTSTIPKAVVEKYGDKWTQMGNFVGSGPFTPVEWVVNERIVAKRNPHYWDNAHTVLNQVTYLAIVANTAEVNRYKAGEVDVTFTMPPQLFKALQSELPNEVRVSPQLSTYIYKINTTKAPFNDPRVRQALDLALDKAIIAEKVLGQGQLPAYNYVPRGMAGYTSQQPVWADWTQQQRNAQAKKLLAEAGYDAAHPLKFQLLYNTSEAHQKIAIAASSMWKQNLGAEVTLLNQEWKTMLDTMRNGDFDLVRSSWGADYNEPTTYFYTLRTGDSNNSTRFSNKEYDGLLEKAALAGTLDERNRYYHQAETILQQQMPLIPIYYYVRSQMVKPYVGGFRSDLKGDFYSKDIYIIKH, from the coding sequence ATGAGAAATCAGAAAGCATGGTGGCTGGTTTTATTCGGTGCGCTCAGTGCGGGCGCTGCATCGGCCGCCGTGGTGCCGGCCGGGACGCAACTGGCGGATAAACAGGCGTTGGTTCGCGCCAACGGTTCCGACCCCGCTTCGCTGGATCCGCAGCGTGCAGAAAGCGATGTGGAAGGCAATCTGGTTCACGATTTTTTTGAAAAATTGGTGCAGGTCAACGACGATGGTTCGGTCTCGCCGGGCTTGGCTGAACGCTGGGAGAATCAGGATAACCGCGTGTGGACTTTCCATCTTCGCCCCGGAATGACGTGGTCGGATGGTAGCCCGATGAGTGCCGATGATGTTGTATTCAGCTGGCGGCGTTTGGCGGATCCGAAAACGTTGTCTCCTTATCAATCTTTTGTCGCCAGTATGCATGTACTGAATGCGGCGGATGTCATCGCGGGCAAAAAATCGCCGTCGGAACTGGGCGTCAAAGCGCTGGACGCGCTAACGGTACAGATCACTCTTGATCAGCCGCTCTCGTATTTTCTGCCGATGGTCGATCACTACGTGACCAGTACGATACCGAAAGCCGTGGTGGAAAAATACGGCGATAAATGGACGCAGATGGGCAATTTTGTCGGCAGCGGTCCGTTTACGCCGGTGGAGTGGGTGGTGAATGAACGCATTGTCGCCAAGCGTAATCCCCACTACTGGGACAACGCGCATACCGTGTTGAACCAGGTCACTTATCTGGCGATCGTCGCCAACACGGCAGAAGTGAACCGCTACAAGGCAGGAGAGGTGGATGTGACGTTCACCATGCCGCCGCAGCTGTTCAAAGCGCTGCAAAGCGAGCTGCCGAACGAAGTGCGGGTATCACCGCAATTGTCGACCTACATTTATAAAATCAACACCACTAAAGCGCCGTTTAACGATCCGCGTGTCAGGCAGGCGCTCGATTTGGCGCTGGATAAAGCGATCATTGCGGAAAAAGTATTGGGTCAGGGGCAACTGCCTGCCTACAACTACGTGCCGCGGGGGATGGCCGGGTACACGAGTCAGCAGCCGGTATGGGCGGACTGGACGCAGCAGCAGCGCAATGCACAGGCGAAAAAACTGTTGGCCGAAGCCGGGTATGACGCCGCGCATCCGCTGAAATTCCAGTTGTTGTATAACACGTCCGAAGCGCATCAGAAGATAGCGATCGCCGCCAGTTCGATGTGGAAGCAGAATCTGGGGGCAGAGGTGACGCTGCTTAATCAGGAATGGAAAACCATGCTGGATACCATGCGTAACGGGGATTTCGATCTGGTGAGAAGTTCCTGGGGGGCGGATTACAATGAACCGACGACCTATTTCTATACGTTACGTACCGGCGATAGCAACAATTCCACCCGATTCAGCAACAAAGAGTATGACGGCCTGCTGGAAAAGGCCGCGCTGGCCGGTACGCTGGATGAACGTAATCGCTACTACCATCAGGCGGAAACCATACTGCAACAGCAAATGCCGCTGATTCCAATCTATTACTATGTGCGTAGCCAGATGGTGAAACCTTATGTCGGCGGGTTTCGATCTGATTTGAAAGGGGATTTTTACAGCAAGGATATTTACATTATCAAACACTGA
- a CDS encoding MliC family protein, with protein MKPWLAVCGIALLSGCALIAPKPQSRILYYQCGTMPLTVTQSAKQVVFLLDGESHTLPEVPAASGTRYSDNRYTFWSKGRQAFIMRGERIIVSDCTLR; from the coding sequence ATGAAACCATGGCTGGCAGTATGCGGAATTGCGCTGTTGAGCGGGTGTGCGCTGATAGCGCCCAAACCGCAATCCCGGATCCTGTACTATCAATGCGGCACGATGCCCCTTACCGTGACGCAGTCGGCAAAACAGGTTGTCTTTCTACTGGACGGCGAAAGCCATACGCTGCCTGAAGTGCCTGCCGCATCCGGCACACGCTATAGCGATAATCGATACACGTTCTGGAGCAAAGGGCGCCAGGCCTTCATCATGCGTGGCGAAAGGATCATCGTCAGCGATTGTACGCTCCGGTAG
- the gstA gene encoding glutathione transferase GstA, whose translation MKFYYRPGSSALFPHIILCETRARFSLDNVDTRTKKTEQGQDYLLINPKGLVPALVLDDGSILTECIAISLYLADKAPQYNLIAPPATIHHYHAIEWLSYIATELHKSFTPLFRPGTPELYKDLLRSYLTQRFRYLNEVLGEHDYLVGNRFGVADAYLFTVCRWAPEFKLDLIQFPALLAFLERVSGRPSVEKALTAEGLEVKY comes from the coding sequence ATGAAATTTTATTACCGGCCAGGAAGCAGCGCGTTATTTCCACATATCATTCTATGTGAGACACGTGCTCGTTTTTCTCTGGACAACGTTGATACGCGCACCAAAAAGACTGAACAAGGTCAGGACTATTTGCTGATCAACCCGAAAGGGCTGGTTCCGGCGCTGGTTCTTGACGATGGGTCTATTCTGACGGAGTGCATTGCAATTTCGCTCTATCTGGCGGATAAAGCGCCGCAATATAACCTGATCGCGCCGCCGGCGACTATCCACCATTATCATGCCATCGAATGGCTGAGCTACATCGCCACTGAACTTCACAAATCCTTTACCCCGCTGTTTCGCCCTGGCACGCCGGAATTGTACAAAGACCTGCTGCGCAGCTATCTCACACAGCGATTCCGCTATCTGAATGAAGTATTGGGAGAGCACGACTATCTGGTGGGAAACCGTTTCGGCGTGGCGGATGCATACTTGTTTACGGTATGCCGTTGGGCGCCTGAATTTAAACTGGATCTGATACAGTTCCCGGCGTTGCTGGCATTTCTGGAACGGGTATCGGGTCGGCCGTCGGTTGAAAAAGCGTTAACGGCTGAAGGGCTCGAGGTCAAATACTAA
- the tyrS gene encoding tyrosine--tRNA ligase: MMASNLIQQLQERGLVAQVTDEAALAERLAQGPIALYCGFDPTADSLHLGHLVPLLCLKRFQMAGHKPVALVGGATGLIGDPSFKAAERKLNTEETVSEWVDKIRRQAAPFLDFDCGENSAVAANNYDWFGSMNVLTFLRDIGKHFSVNQMINKEAVKQRLNRDDVGISFTEFSYNLLQGYDFASLNALHGVELQIGGSDQWGNITSGIDLTRRLHQKQVFGLTVPLITKSDGTKFGKTESGAVWLDPKKTSPYKFYQFWINTADADVYRFLKFFTFLDIDAINALEEEDKNSGTAPRAQSVLAEEVTRLVHGEEGLVAARRITQSLFNGHLGELTEADFAQLAQDGVPMVELEKGADLQQALVDSELQPSRGQARKTIASNAITINGEKQSDPEYVLADSDRLFGRYTLLRRGKKNYCLVCWKA; encoded by the coding sequence TTGATGGCAAGCAATCTGATTCAACAATTGCAAGAGCGGGGCCTGGTGGCCCAGGTCACTGACGAGGCTGCGTTGGCAGAGCGACTGGCGCAAGGGCCAATTGCACTGTATTGCGGCTTTGATCCGACCGCCGACAGCTTGCATTTGGGACATCTGGTGCCGCTGCTGTGCCTGAAACGCTTTCAAATGGCCGGTCACAAACCGGTGGCGCTGGTCGGCGGAGCAACCGGCCTGATCGGCGATCCGAGCTTCAAAGCGGCGGAGCGCAAACTGAATACCGAAGAAACTGTCAGCGAGTGGGTGGATAAAATTCGCCGCCAGGCCGCTCCGTTTCTGGATTTTGATTGTGGTGAAAACAGCGCAGTCGCCGCCAACAACTATGACTGGTTCGGTTCGATGAACGTGCTGACGTTCCTGCGTGATATCGGCAAGCACTTCTCCGTCAATCAGATGATCAATAAAGAAGCGGTCAAACAACGCCTGAATCGCGATGATGTGGGTATCTCGTTCACCGAGTTTTCCTATAACCTGCTGCAAGGTTATGACTTTGCTTCGCTGAATGCGCTGCACGGCGTGGAGTTGCAGATCGGCGGTTCCGACCAGTGGGGCAACATTACATCGGGCATCGATTTGACCCGTCGTCTGCATCAGAAACAGGTATTCGGCCTGACCGTACCGTTGATCACCAAATCCGACGGCACCAAGTTCGGTAAAACTGAAAGCGGCGCGGTATGGTTGGATCCGAAGAAAACCAGCCCGTACAAGTTTTACCAGTTCTGGATTAACACTGCCGACGCCGATGTATATCGGTTCCTGAAATTCTTCACTTTCCTCGATATTGACGCGATCAATGCGCTGGAAGAGGAAGACAAGAACAGCGGCACCGCGCCGCGCGCCCAGTCTGTTTTGGCGGAAGAGGTTACGCGGCTGGTGCATGGCGAAGAAGGATTGGTTGCGGCCAGACGTATCACGCAGAGTCTGTTCAATGGCCATCTGGGTGAGCTGACCGAAGCTGATTTTGCGCAACTGGCGCAAGACGGGGTGCCGATGGTGGAGCTGGAGAAAGGCGCCGACTTGCAACAGGCGCTGGTGGATTCCGAATTGCAGCCTTCCCGCGGACAGGCGCGCAAGACCATTGCGTCCAACGCCATTACCATCAACGGCGAGAAGCAATCTGATCCGGAGTACGTCTTGGCAGATAGCGATCGTCTGTTTGGCCGCTATACGTTGTTGCGCCGCGGCAAGAAAAATTACTGTCTGGTTTGCTGGAAAGCCTGA
- a CDS encoding DUF1289 domain-containing protein, whose product MAEQLELFPVPNPCRGICQADNRGYCRGCFRSREERFNWGKLTDPEKQDVLRLCRQRMKRAQRGEKISVSSGDDHPTLF is encoded by the coding sequence GTGGCCGAGCAGCTTGAACTTTTCCCTGTGCCTAATCCGTGTCGAGGAATCTGCCAGGCGGATAACCGAGGGTATTGCCGTGGTTGTTTTCGAAGCCGTGAAGAGAGATTTAATTGGGGAAAATTGACTGATCCTGAAAAACAGGATGTGCTGCGTTTATGTCGACAAAGGATGAAACGTGCTCAACGTGGAGAGAAAATTTCAGTATCTTCCGGGGACGATCATCCAACCTTGTTTTAA
- the pgpB gene encoding phosphatidylglycerophosphatase B, whose protein sequence is MSYFARRIVAGALLLLVIPLLVWASGWQWRPELSGWWLRPLFWITETVSAPWGFLTTLVLSAWFLWRAGLGRRQAVTLWCVLIGTIVLGQVVVECAKVWVQEPRPFVVWLEQAQQIAVQDFYTLPGSARGELVAAQLQHATSLPDWLKLHWQKGNGYAFPSGHAMFAASWALLAAGVLGGRRRYGTVALLMLWAVAVMISRLVLGMHWPRDLVASTIISALLSMLAGWWLLRRGDVATTGEPLRRNRTGRGAMSTRARR, encoded by the coding sequence ATGTCGTATTTTGCCCGTCGCATCGTAGCCGGCGCCTTGTTGCTATTGGTGATTCCCCTGTTGGTATGGGCAAGTGGTTGGCAATGGAGACCAGAATTATCGGGGTGGTGGCTGCGTCCGTTATTCTGGATCACGGAAACGGTCAGCGCGCCGTGGGGATTTCTCACCACGCTGGTTCTTTCGGCCTGGTTTCTTTGGCGCGCCGGACTTGGGCGACGGCAGGCGGTAACGCTGTGGTGCGTATTGATAGGCACCATCGTGCTGGGGCAGGTTGTGGTGGAGTGCGCCAAAGTGTGGGTGCAGGAGCCCCGGCCCTTCGTGGTCTGGCTGGAACAGGCCCAGCAGATCGCCGTACAGGATTTTTATACGCTGCCCGGTTCAGCGCGTGGCGAGCTGGTGGCGGCCCAATTGCAGCACGCTACATCGCTGCCGGATTGGTTAAAACTGCACTGGCAGAAGGGCAACGGTTATGCGTTTCCCTCGGGGCACGCCATGTTTGCCGCGTCTTGGGCCTTGTTGGCGGCCGGCGTGCTCGGGGGGCGGCGTCGTTACGGCACCGTGGCGTTGCTGATGCTCTGGGCGGTGGCCGTCATGATTAGCCGTCTGGTGCTGGGGATGCATTGGCCAAGGGATCTGGTGGCGTCGACGATCATCAGCGCGCTGTTATCCATGCTGGCAGGCTGGTGGCTGTTGCGTCGGGGCGATGTTGCAACGACAGGCGAGCCATTGCGGCGTAACAGAACGGGGCGCGGCGCCATGTCCACACGCGCCAGGCGTTAA
- the gloA gene encoding lactoylglutathione lyase, with amino-acid sequence MRLLHTMLRVGDLSRSIDFYTNVLGMRLLRTSENPEYKYSLAFVGYTEESEGAVIELTYNWGVNSYDLGTAFGHIALGVDNVAATCEAIRLAGGKVTREAGPVKGGTTIIAFVEDPDGYKIELIERSQAGQGLGN; translated from the coding sequence ATGCGTTTACTTCATACTATGCTGCGCGTCGGCGATTTATCGCGTTCTATTGATTTCTACACCAACGTATTAGGTATGCGTCTACTGCGCACCAGCGAGAATCCAGAATACAAATACTCCCTGGCGTTTGTCGGTTATACCGAAGAAAGCGAAGGCGCTGTTATCGAATTAACCTACAACTGGGGCGTAAACAGTTACGATTTGGGCACCGCTTTCGGGCACATTGCTTTGGGCGTTGATAACGTCGCCGCGACATGTGAAGCCATTCGGCTGGCTGGCGGAAAAGTCACCCGTGAAGCCGGCCCGGTTAAAGGTGGAACGACGATTATCGCCTTCGTGGAAGATCCCGACGGTTACAAGATCGAGCTGATTGAACGCTCACAAGCCGGACAGGGTCTGGGCAACTGA
- a CDS encoding outer membrane lipoprotein, with the protein MMKRFLVMTLAGITLAGCANTSTLSGDVYSASEAKQVQTVTYGTVVSTRPVQIQAGEENNMIGTLGGAVLGGLVGNTVGRGTGRTLATAAGAVAGGVAGNSIEGAVNRVQGVELEIRKDDGSTIMVVQKQGDTKFRVGQRVAMASNGRSITVSPR; encoded by the coding sequence ATGATGAAACGTTTTCTTGTGATGACATTGGCAGGTATCACACTGGCTGGTTGCGCCAATACCAGCACCCTTTCAGGAGACGTTTACAGCGCATCTGAAGCCAAACAGGTTCAGACCGTCACTTACGGTACGGTCGTTTCTACCCGCCCGGTACAAATTCAGGCAGGTGAAGAAAACAATATGATCGGTACCCTCGGTGGGGCGGTATTGGGCGGATTGGTCGGTAATACCGTCGGCCGGGGAACAGGCCGTACCCTCGCAACCGCTGCCGGCGCGGTTGCCGGCGGCGTGGCAGGAAACAGTATTGAAGGTGCAGTCAACCGGGTTCAGGGTGTAGAACTGGAAATCCGCAAAGATGATGGGTCAACCATTATGGTTGTGCAGAAACAAGGAGATACGAAATTCCGTGTCGGTCAGCGCGTTGCGATGGCCAGTAACGGACGCTCAATTACCGTCTCCCCTCGTTGA
- the rnt gene encoding ribonuclease T: MNARFRGFYPVVIDVETAGFNAQTDALLEIAAVTLKMDDNGWLQPDETLHFHIEPFEGAILNPDALAFNGIDPTNPLRGAVSEYEALHEIFKMVRKGIKDKGCNRGIVVAHNAAFDHSFLMAAAERCGLKRNPFHPFVTFDTTSLSGLVLGQTVLAKACITADILFDSSQAHSALYDTQRTAELFCELVNRWKRLGGWPLAVEDSDNDSAVNAN, translated from the coding sequence TTGAACGCGCGTTTCCGCGGTTTCTATCCTGTCGTCATTGATGTGGAAACCGCCGGATTCAATGCACAAACCGACGCCTTGCTGGAAATTGCCGCCGTGACCCTGAAAATGGACGACAACGGTTGGTTGCAGCCGGATGAAACACTCCATTTTCATATAGAGCCATTTGAAGGCGCCATCCTGAATCCCGATGCATTGGCATTTAACGGTATTGACCCGACCAACCCTTTGCGCGGCGCAGTCAGCGAATATGAAGCACTGCATGAAATTTTCAAAATGGTGCGTAAAGGTATCAAAGATAAGGGCTGTAATCGCGGGATCGTCGTAGCGCACAATGCGGCGTTCGATCACAGCTTTCTGATGGCAGCGGCGGAGCGTTGCGGATTAAAACGTAATCCCTTTCACCCTTTCGTTACATTTGATACCACATCGCTCAGTGGTCTGGTGCTTGGGCAGACCGTGTTGGCCAAAGCCTGCATCACCGCAGACATTCTATTCGACTCCAGCCAGGCACACTCAGCCCTTTATGACACCCAGCGGACAGCAGAGCTGTTTTGCGAACTGGTTAATCGGTGGAAAAGATTGGGAGGATGGCCACTTGCCGTTGAAGACAGCGACAACGATAGCGCCGTCAATGCGAACTGA
- the pdxY gene encoding pyridoxal kinase PdxY, with amino-acid sequence MKNILSIQSHVVFGHAGNSAAEFPMRRMGVNVWPLNTVQFSNHTQYGQWTGCVMPASHLTEIAQGIDNIGHLKDCDAVLSGYIGSPEQGGHILDIVRRVKAANPQAMYFCDPVMGTPEKGCIVPPGVTDFHCHQSLLVSDAIAPNLPELELLSGQTIHTVDEAVAASRLLCQRGPRVVLVKHLSRAAYRHDRFEMLLVTPEEAWHISRPLVDFGERQPVGVGDLTSGLLLVNLLKGATLESALEHTTAAVYEVMLTTSEMQQYELQLVAAQENMVRPRFHFEAVRL; translated from the coding sequence ATGAAAAATATATTGTCGATTCAGTCACATGTGGTATTTGGTCACGCAGGGAATAGTGCGGCGGAGTTTCCGATGCGCCGTATGGGGGTTAACGTCTGGCCACTGAATACCGTCCAGTTTTCCAACCATACGCAGTATGGTCAGTGGACCGGGTGCGTCATGCCGGCATCGCATTTAACGGAAATCGCCCAGGGGATCGACAACATTGGTCATCTGAAAGATTGTGACGCCGTATTGAGTGGTTACATTGGTTCGCCGGAGCAGGGCGGTCATATCCTCGATATTGTCCGGCGGGTGAAGGCCGCCAATCCGCAGGCGATGTATTTTTGCGATCCGGTGATGGGCACACCAGAGAAAGGGTGCATCGTACCGCCCGGCGTGACGGATTTTCATTGTCATCAGTCATTGCTGGTGAGCGATGCGATCGCGCCGAATCTGCCGGAGCTGGAATTACTGAGCGGTCAGACTATCCATACCGTGGATGAGGCGGTAGCCGCCAGCCGCTTATTGTGTCAGCGTGGTCCGAGAGTGGTGTTGGTGAAACATCTCAGCCGCGCCGCCTATCGTCACGATCGGTTTGAAATGCTGTTGGTGACGCCGGAAGAGGCTTGGCATATCAGCCGTCCGCTGGTGGATTTCGGCGAACGTCAGCCTGTCGGCGTGGGCGATTTGACCAGCGGACTGTTGTTGGTCAATCTGCTGAAGGGCGCGACGCTGGAGAGTGCGCTGGAACACACGACGGCCGCCGTTTATGAGGTCATGCTGACGACCAGCGAAATGCAGCAGTATGAACTGCAACTGGTTGCGGCGCAGGAGAATATGGTCAGGCCGCGTTTCCATTTCGAGGCCGTGCGCCTCTGA
- a CDS encoding LapA family protein: protein MKYILIFLLLLAIFIISVTLGAHNDQAITFNFLLAKGEYRLSTLLATLFAAGFVLGWGICGLFYLRLRIALAREQRKIKRLEQQLTVPGEAGASSAESATH from the coding sequence GTGAAATACATACTGATTTTTCTCCTGTTGCTGGCGATCTTCATCATCTCTGTCACGCTGGGCGCGCATAATGATCAGGCCATTACCTTCAATTTTCTGCTGGCCAAAGGGGAATACCGGCTATCGACGTTGCTGGCGACATTGTTTGCCGCCGGGTTCGTTCTGGGGTGGGGCATTTGCGGCCTGTTTTATCTACGCCTGCGCATTGCGCTGGCACGCGAACAACGTAAAATCAAACGACTTGAACAGCAACTGACTGTTCCGGGAGAGGCTGGCGCCAGCTCTGCCGAGTCGGCTACCCACTAA
- the anmK gene encoding anhydro-N-acetylmuramic acid kinase: MRAGKYIGIMSGTSLDGVDVVLADINARSITQLASYFHPMPESIRQAILSMNQGQAVTLSALGHLDTRLGVLFGDAVLQLLAHNRLGAGDIVAIGCHGQTMWHEPYGDAPCTLQIGDNNHIAAMTGITTVGDFRRRDVALGGQGAPLVPAFHHALLQHPTERRVVVNIGGIANLSLLFPGEPILGYDTGPGNMLMDAWVAQHRALPFDKDAVWAMTGRICPELLAHFLGDSYFSLSAPKSTGREYFNLAWLEKQLAAFSPLAVEDVQATLAALTANSIAEQIRLHGRCDRVLVCGGGARNPLLMQQLAGQLPMSHVSATDEYGIRGDDMEALAFAWLAFRTMSGLAGNLPSVTGARNATVLGAIFPANRSA, translated from the coding sequence ATGCGTGCAGGTAAATATATAGGCATTATGTCTGGCACCAGTCTGGACGGCGTTGATGTTGTATTGGCAGACATCAATGCACGCTCAATAACGCAACTGGCCAGCTATTTTCATCCTATGCCGGAGTCGATTCGGCAGGCGATCTTATCAATGAATCAGGGGCAGGCGGTGACGCTTTCTGCGCTCGGTCATCTTGATACCCGGCTTGGCGTGCTGTTTGGCGATGCGGTACTGCAATTGTTGGCGCATAACCGTCTTGGCGCTGGAGATATCGTTGCAATCGGTTGTCACGGGCAGACTATGTGGCATGAACCCTACGGTGATGCGCCCTGTACGCTGCAAATTGGGGATAATAATCATATTGCCGCTATGACCGGTATTACCACGGTCGGCGACTTTCGCCGCCGGGATGTCGCTCTGGGCGGTCAGGGCGCGCCCCTGGTTCCTGCGTTTCACCACGCATTGCTGCAACATCCGACGGAGAGGCGGGTCGTGGTAAATATCGGTGGTATCGCCAACCTGTCCCTGCTATTTCCCGGAGAGCCTATTTTGGGGTACGACACGGGGCCGGGAAATATGCTAATGGATGCGTGGGTCGCTCAACATCGTGCTCTGCCTTTTGATAAAGATGCCGTCTGGGCGATGACGGGGCGTATCTGCCCGGAGCTCCTGGCGCATTTCCTGGGTGATTCGTATTTTTCCTTGTCGGCGCCGAAGAGTACCGGGCGCGAATACTTCAACCTGGCCTGGCTGGAGAAACAGCTGGCGGCATTCTCGCCTCTGGCTGTTGAAGATGTTCAGGCGACGCTGGCGGCGTTGACCGCCAACAGCATTGCCGAACAGATTAGGCTGCACGGCCGATGCGATCGGGTTCTGGTGTGTGGCGGCGGCGCGCGCAACCCGTTGCTGATGCAGCAACTTGCCGGACAGTTGCCGATGTCGCATGTCAGTGCTACAGACGAATACGGTATTCGTGGCGATGATATGGAGGCGCTGGCTTTCGCCTGGCTGGCATTCCGAACGATGTCGGGGCTTGCCGGCAATTTGCCGTCCGTCACCGGGGCGAGGAACGCAACCGTTCTGGGCGCCATCTTTCCGGCGAACCGGTCGGCCTAA
- the pdxH gene encoding pyridoxamine 5'-phosphate oxidase: MTAEHDNSRNQVLTAPGDKAHQIDIADLRREYTRGGLRRRDLTDNPLDLFERWLKQACEAQLADPTAMCVATVDEQGQPYQRIVLLKHYDEKGMVFYTNLGSRKAQQLANNPRISLLFPWHMLERQVIVLGRVEKLPPLEVLKYFHSRPKDSQIGAWVSRQSSRISTRGILESKFLEIKQKFQNGEVPLPSFWGGYRVHIDSVEFWQGGEHRLHDRFLYQRQESGWVIDRLAP; encoded by the coding sequence ATGACAGCAGAACACGACAATTCACGTAATCAGGTACTCACCGCGCCGGGAGATAAGGCGCATCAGATCGATATCGCTGATTTACGACGCGAATATACCCGTGGCGGGTTGCGCCGCCGCGATCTCACCGATAACCCGTTGGATCTGTTTGAGCGTTGGTTGAAACAGGCCTGCGAAGCGCAGCTTGCTGATCCGACCGCCATGTGCGTCGCCACGGTGGACGAACAGGGCCAACCTTACCAACGTATCGTCTTGCTGAAGCACTATGATGAAAAAGGGATGGTGTTCTACACCAATCTCGGCAGCCGTAAGGCGCAGCAACTGGCGAACAACCCCCGCATCAGTCTGTTGTTTCCCTGGCATATGCTGGAGCGGCAGGTCATCGTTTTGGGTCGTGTGGAAAAGTTGCCCCCGCTGGAGGTGCTGAAATACTTCCACAGTCGTCCCAAGGACAGCCAGATCGGCGCCTGGGTCTCCCGACAGTCCAGCCGAATTTCTACGCGCGGTATTCTGGAAAGCAAATTCCTTGAAATAAAACAGAAATTTCAGAATGGCGAAGTCCCGTTGCCCAGTTTCTGGGGCGGTTATCGGGTACACATCGATTCCGTAGAATTCTGGCAAGGGGGCGAGCACCGGTTGCATGACCGTTTCCTTTACCAGCGCCAGGAAAGTGGCTGGGTGATTGACCGCCTGGCACCGTAA